The Betta splendens chromosome 7, fBetSpl5.4, whole genome shotgun sequence genome includes a window with the following:
- the LOC129604312 gene encoding uncharacterized protein LOC129604312 — MAPAASEQISPRFWGLFFDHIGAACTSPAPWDRLYGVNRLDDLIGVVPQFHAILGVPELVTWFPALQEELAAQLAGRSPSQRDPELRSGFLAAARTAVDYFNLGAPTDSQPAAVSAVAPPTAPVTQMETVPGAVCLSPSEARSIWRELKGQCGTVDFKRTKERISSEVDFVVAADRTENFAATSCWPAASRVGSPVPAPRLAYKGRVRVGLLRGVPMASPRHVPVAKPCSTLSVPGGLVETTSVPGGPVETTSVPGGPVETTSVPGGPEEATAVPGGPEESTAVPGGPVSATSVPDGGPEEATSVPGGTLRRGGPGRTPLVPVSSRGGPGRTPLVPVSSRGGPGRTPLVPVSSRGGPGRTPLVPVSRRGGPRRTPLVPVSSSGGPGRTPLVPVSSRGGPGRTPLVPVFRRGGPGRTPLVPVSRRGGPRRTPLVPVSRRGGPGRTPLVPVSRRGGPGRTPLVPVSSRGGPGRTPLVPVSSRGGPGRTPLVPVSSRGGPGRTPLVPVSRRGGPGRTPLVPVRQRGGPRWKPLVSLHSGGGLELRSCLVDWWPRLRRRQLLRWRRRPPRGSQRLMDRRFRPRQAPGGLMFRRRPPRGRTVSLGTVKLPTPLQQWLEEVRRPP, encoded by the coding sequence ATGGCTCcggctgcttcagagcagatcAGCCCTCGCTTCTGGGGGCTGTTTTTTGATCATATCGGGGCTGCGTGCACCTCGCCGGCTCCATGGGACCGGCTGTACGGTGTTAACCGATTGGACGATCTAATTGGTGTCGTGCCGCAGTTCCACGCAATTCTGGGAGTTCCGGAATTGGTCACGTGGTTCCCCGCGCTACAGGAGGAGTTGGCTGCCCAGCTGGCCGGACGCTCGCCATCACAGCGGGATCCTGAACTGCGGTCTGGATTTTTGGCAGCGGCCAGAACAGCGGTGGACTATTTTAATTTAGGGGCGCCAACAGACTCTCAGCCGGCAGCGGTTTCTGCCGTAGCTCCGCCCACGGCTCCCGTCACTCAAATGGAGACCGTGCCCggagctgtttgtctctctccctccgagGCTCGGAGTatatggagggagctgaagggacAGTGTGGAACGGTGGATTTTAAACGGACTAAGGAACGTATCTCATCGGAGGTGGATTTTGTTGTGGCTGCTGACAGGACAGAGAACTTTGCAGCAACTTCCTGTTGGCCTGCTGCATCACGAGTCGGCTCACCTGTCCCAGCACCTCGTCTGGCCTACAAGGGTAGAGTGAGGGTGGGTTTGCTTCGTGGGGTTCCAATGGCATCACCGcgtcatgttcctgtcgccaagccatgTTCGACCttgtccgttcctggtggtctggtggagaccacgtccgttcctggtggtccggtggagaccacgtccgttcctggtggtccggtggagaccacgtccgttcctggtggtccggaggaggccacggccgttcctggtggtccggaggagtccacggccgttcctggtggtccggtgtcggccacgtctgttcccgatggtggtccggaggaggccacgtccgttcctggtggaaCGTtgcgtcgcggtggtccagggaggacgccgctggttcctgtctctagtcgcggtggtccagggaggacgccgctggttcctgtctctagtcgcggtggtccagggaggacgccgctggttcctgtctctagtcgcggtggtccagggaggacgccgctggttcctgtctctcgtcgcggtggtccaaggaggacgccgctggttcctgtctctagtagcggtggtccagggaggacgccgctggttcctgtttctagtcgcggtggtccagggaggacgccgctggttcctgtctttcgtcgcggtggtccagggaggacgccgctggttcctgtctctcgtcgcggtggtccaaggaggacgccgctggttcctgtctctcgtcgtggtggtccagggaggacgccgctggttcctgtctctcgtcgcggtggtccagggaggacgccgctggttcctgtctctagtcgcggtggtccagggaggacgccgctggttcctgtctctagtcgtggtggtccagggaggacgccgctggttcctgtctctagtcgcggtggtccagggaggacgccgctggttcctgtctctcgtcgcggtggtccagggaggacgccgctggtccctgttCGTCAACGCGGTGGTCCAAGATGGAAGCCGCTGGTTTCCCTGCACTCTGGCGGTGGTCTGGAGCTGCGTAGTTGTCtcgtggactggtggcctcgccttcGGCGTCGACAGCTGCTACGGTGGCGCCGTCGGCCGCCACGGGGATCTCAACGTCTGATGGACAGACGGTTTCGGCCCCGTCAAGCCCCTGGAGGGCTCATGTTTCGTCGGCGGCCGCCCAGAGGTCGCACTGTCAGTCTGGGGACAGTCAAACTGCCTACTCCTCTGCAGCAGTGGCTGGAGGAGGTTCGTCGCCCGCCTTGA